In Methanothermococcus thermolithotrophicus DSM 2095, one DNA window encodes the following:
- the pfdA gene encoding prefoldin subunit alpha has protein sequence MNKEEIQKELMTLEMYGEQIKKLQEEMGKIEVMKLELLKSIESMEGLKTSKELLIPLGAGAFLKAEAPDNGKVIVGIGADNFIEKNVDEVIEEFRKSVEDLENAENMIKQQVAKTSAEMNRMQKELEKKLKAIEKQEQMQQIPTAQ, from the coding sequence ATGAATAAAGAGGAAATTCAGAAGGAGTTAATGACATTGGAAATGTACGGCGAACAGATTAAAAAACTTCAGGAAGAAATGGGAAAGATTGAAGTAATGAAGCTGGAACTATTAAAATCCATAGAATCAATGGAGGGATTAAAAACTTCAAAAGAACTTTTAATCCCATTGGGTGCTGGAGCATTTTTAAAGGCTGAAGCACCAGATAATGGAAAAGTTATTGTTGGTATTGGGGCAGATAATTTTATTGAAAAGAATGTTGACGAAGTTATTGAAGAATTTAGAAAGAGCGTTGAAGATTTAGAAAATGCTGAAAACATGATCAAACAGCAGGTAGCAAAAACGTCAGCTGAAATGAATAGAATGCAGAAAGAATTGGAAAAAAAACTAAAAGCTATTGAAAAACAGGAACAAATGCAACAAATACCTACTGCACAATAA
- a CDS encoding HPP family protein produces MKVKELMDNKFLKIYPDYTIEKTAQLMYKKKRYSSPVVDDQDNLIGWVNSIDLIVVKNRDDKIESVMHPVDKIIILNENDPAKDAVTKIVKYKVVSIPVVNNEGKIVGIVRNCDITKTLAKLYDIPVYRLFKTLQEQLRGISWEELMEASAIVTKQTTGEEITGEEYEKRIKNSTFGQAIWACGGLEKFFAGLIRIGEVAIARKVATKAGKKTK; encoded by the coding sequence ATGAAAGTAAAGGAACTCATGGACAATAAATTTTTAAAAATTTATCCTGATTATACTATTGAAAAAACTGCACAGTTAATGTACAAAAAGAAAAGGTACAGCTCACCTGTTGTAGATGATCAAGATAATTTAATAGGGTGGGTAAATTCCATAGATTTAATAGTGGTTAAAAATCGAGATGATAAAATAGAAAGCGTTATGCACCCGGTTGATAAAATTATCATTTTAAATGAGAACGATCCAGCAAAAGATGCCGTTACAAAAATAGTAAAATACAAAGTCGTAAGTATTCCTGTTGTAAACAATGAAGGTAAAATAGTGGGGATTGTAAGGAACTGCGATATAACAAAAACCCTTGCAAAATTGTATGATATTCCAGTTTATAGATTGTTTAAAACATTACAAGAACAGTTGAGAGGAATATCCTGGGAGGAACTTATGGAAGCCTCTGCAATTGTAACCAAACAAACTACTGGAGAAGAAATAACCGGAGAAGAATATGAAAAAAGAATAAAAAACTCAACATTTGGTCAGGCCATTTGGGCATGCGGCGGTTTAGAAAAATTCTTTGCAGGATTAATTAGAATCGGAGAAGTTGCAATTGCAAGAAAAGTGGCAACAAAGGCAGGGAAAAAAACAAAATAA
- a CDS encoding 4Fe-4S binding protein, with translation MINMVAEILKKYFKDLDVELNLDKEHTRKKIEINDEECVSCNRCVEVCPVDAISPNQPFAPNISEKCVYCGACVEICPVDAIKITKAKIKVSGGELKVEKNHEKNKKLIYTRNKCVLCLVCLKNCPFDAIFESNKGLEFDPKKCVLCGHCGDVCPADAIEFE, from the coding sequence ATGATTAATATGGTGGCAGAAATACTAAAGAAATATTTTAAAGACTTGGATGTTGAGTTGAATCTCGATAAGGAGCATACTCGCAAAAAAATCGAGATAAACGATGAAGAATGTGTTTCATGTAACAGGTGTGTTGAAGTCTGCCCTGTTGATGCCATAAGCCCAAATCAACCATTTGCCCCAAATATAAGTGAAAAATGCGTTTACTGTGGAGCCTGTGTAGAAATCTGCCCTGTTGATGCAATAAAGATAACTAAAGCAAAGATCAAGGTATCGGGGGGCGAACTAAAGGTAGAGAAAAATCATGAAAAAAACAAAAAATTAATCTACACCAGAAATAAGTGTGTTTTATGTTTAGTCTGCTTAAAAAACTGTCCATTTGATGCGATATTTGAATCAAACAAAGGATTAGAATTTGATCCTAAAAAATGTGTTCTTTGCGGCCATTGTGGTGATGTATGTCCAGCAGATGCAATAGAATTTGAATAG
- a CDS encoding HTH domain-containing protein: protein MIERLKSLEHNRNFEFWTFLEKAYEKNLKLDLGHFKLLSVLLNVSEIYKELSDELGKKDARKMLEKEGMFTKNSEYVSGEYLKKYIERDSRVAVHNRINDLRKLDFIIETKPGPLGGYKLLKTPEWFENLEASM, encoded by the coding sequence ATGATCGAAAGACTAAAATCACTAGAACACAATAGAAACTTTGAATTTTGGACTTTCTTGGAAAAAGCCTATGAAAAAAACCTAAAACTTGATTTAGGACATTTCAAATTATTAAGTGTTTTATTAAATGTCAGTGAAATTTACAAGGAGCTCAGTGATGAACTAGGAAAAAAAGATGCTAGAAAGATGCTAGAAAAAGAAGGAATGTTTACCAAAAACTCTGAATATGTTTCAGGAGAATATCTAAAGAAGTACATTGAAAGAGATAGTAGGGTGGCAGTGCATAATAGGATAAATGACCTTAGAAAGTTAGATTTTATTATTGAAACCAAACCAGGACCATTAGGTGGTTATAAACTACTCAAAACTCCAGAATGGTTTGAAAACTTAGAAGCGTCGATGTGA
- a CDS encoding monovalent cation/H+ antiporter subunit E, with the protein MSLFGVVGYIFVLLKALGEAWLDVVKRSITGEIDPKIVEIETNIENLVGQVLLACSITLTPGTLTIDLIPEKGILKVATISPRKRDEIVPFEPYIKKIFK; encoded by the coding sequence ATGAGTCTATTTGGAGTTGTTGGTTATATTTTTGTATTATTAAAGGCCTTGGGAGAAGCTTGGCTTGACGTTGTAAAAAGGAGTATAACTGGAGAAATAGATCCAAAAATTGTTGAGATAGAAACAAACATAGAAAACCTTGTAGGGCAGGTCTTGCTAGCTTGTAGTATTACCTTAACTCCTGGAACCTTGACTATTGATTTAATCCCTGAAAAAGGAATTCTCAAAGTAGCTACAATAAGTCCAAGAAAAAGGGATGAAATAGTTCCTTTTGAGCCATATATAAAGAAGATTTTTAAGTAA
- a CDS encoding 4Fe-4S binding protein, giving the protein MTFEQSEDNHKNESFCSTGVSEESQTRSACSIKIKKPLKKVISDISNNLNIEEEKIRSLLKDTGILNEKNLYIDPKRCVRCSLCYEECPVDAISKPSVKNPAEIIPEKCVKCEICAKTCPVGAIDVLEGEAHLEGDDIVYILKEIQVPHRKVRLKKYELDKEKCIKCGICERFCPTKAINVEKRKNIEVNLNLCMGCTACEKVCPKDAIKVYNELGDIVFNKDITLDNTTCVTCLACVDQCPVGAISETEEGVKINKNECIFCGRCEKICPVSAIEIKPKYE; this is encoded by the coding sequence ATGACTTTTGAACAAAGTGAGGATAATCACAAAAACGAAAGTTTTTGTTCAACCGGAGTGAGCGAAGAGTCACAAACACGAAGTGCTTGCTCAATAAAAATAAAAAAACCTCTTAAAAAAGTGATATCAGATATTTCAAATAATTTGAATATCGAAGAAGAAAAAATCAGATCGTTACTAAAAGACACGGGTATTTTAAATGAAAAAAACCTGTATATCGATCCTAAAAGATGTGTTAGATGCAGTTTGTGTTATGAAGAATGTCCGGTTGATGCAATTTCAAAACCAAGTGTTAAGAATCCTGCAGAAATAATCCCTGAAAAATGTGTAAAATGTGAAATATGTGCTAAAACCTGTCCAGTCGGGGCTATTGATGTTTTAGAAGGAGAAGCACATTTAGAAGGAGACGATATAGTTTACATACTTAAAGAGATTCAGGTCCCCCATAGAAAGGTAAGATTAAAGAAATATGAATTAGACAAAGAAAAATGTATAAAATGTGGTATATGTGAAAGGTTCTGCCCTACAAAAGCTATAAATGTTGAAAAGAGGAAAAATATCGAGGTAAACCTAAATCTATGTATGGGATGTACTGCATGTGAAAAAGTCTGTCCAAAAGATGCCATTAAAGTATATAACGAACTAGGGGACATAGTATTTAATAAAGATATTACTCTGGATAACACTACCTGTGTAACTTGCTTGGCATGTGTTGACCAGTGTCCTGTTGGTGCAATATCTGAAACTGAAGAGGGGGTTAAGATCAACAAAAACGAATGTATATTCTGCGGTAGATGTGAAAAAATATGTCCAGTTAGTGCTATAGAAATTAAACCGAAGTATGAATAG